From a region of the Kaistia sp. 32K genome:
- a CDS encoding ABC transporter permease: MKTITAIGERRKSALPAYVLLALLAITLGVTSASILMPTNLINILSQQVSLLIATVGQTIVVMSGGLDLSVGSVVSMTAAIVSRDTVFAVPLAILAAAAVGLVNAFGILRLNIHPILMTLSTMTAVQGVALLVRPTPGGVAPRFLVWFASTDVFGLPVSIFLAAAVLLAAAYVVKRTRYGLHLLATGGSARNASLGGVNIRTTIAIAYVASALLACLAGLNLAGRMGSGDPLVGEAFAIDSIAATALGGTQLTGGLGAVGGPAAGVLFLALLSNGLNYINISTYYQMLIKGGLLIAAVCAHRRLIPGL, translated from the coding sequence ATGAAGACGATCACCGCTATCGGGGAGCGGCGCAAATCGGCGCTGCCCGCCTATGTTCTTCTGGCGTTGCTCGCGATCACGTTGGGCGTGACGTCGGCCAGCATCCTGATGCCCACCAACCTGATCAATATTCTCAGCCAGCAGGTCAGCCTTTTGATCGCCACAGTGGGCCAGACCATCGTCGTGATGTCGGGCGGGCTGGATCTGTCGGTCGGCTCGGTCGTCAGCATGACGGCGGCCATCGTCAGTCGCGACACCGTCTTTGCCGTCCCGCTCGCCATTCTCGCCGCCGCCGCGGTCGGGCTGGTCAACGCCTTCGGGATACTCCGCCTGAACATCCACCCGATCTTGATGACGCTGAGCACCATGACTGCGGTTCAGGGCGTCGCCTTGCTGGTGCGTCCGACGCCGGGCGGGGTGGCGCCGCGCTTCCTCGTGTGGTTCGCCTCGACGGACGTGTTCGGCTTGCCGGTGTCGATCTTCCTCGCCGCTGCCGTGCTCCTCGCGGCGGCCTATGTGGTGAAGCGAACCCGGTACGGGCTGCACCTGCTGGCGACGGGTGGATCGGCGCGAAACGCGTCGCTCGGGGGCGTCAATATCCGGACGACGATCGCCATCGCCTATGTCGCCTCGGCGCTGCTCGCCTGTCTCGCGGGCCTGAATCTCGCCGGTCGCATGGGAAGCGGCGATCCGCTGGTGGGCGAGGCGTTCGCCATCGATTCCATCGCGGCCACGGCGCTCGGGGGCACCCAGCTCACCGGTGGCCTCGGCGCCGTCGGCGGCCCGGCGGCCGGCGTGCTGTTCCTGGCGCTGCTGTCGAACGGACTGAACTACATCAACATCTCGACCTACTACCAGATGCTGATTAAGGGCGGCTTGCTGATCGCCGCCGTCTGCGCGCATCGCCGCCTGATTCCAGGCCTTTGA
- a CDS encoding sugar ABC transporter ATP-binding protein yields the protein MKSEDPIGNSALLLEARDIRKSFGSIRALDGASLRLRPGTVHAVLGENGAGKSSLMKVFSGVYVPDEGEIKVDGKAVHWTAAEQARAAGISTIFQEFILLPNLSVGENLFLGQEPRDHFGRIDRKTMRETSVEILGRVGLHIDPDMLTGTLRVADQQMVEIAKGIMRDAKVFIFDEPTAALGQSEVRQLFSLINALRAQGKGILYISHRLAELFEICDEVTVFKDGRFAGHFLIPETTSDQLVTAMVGRSMKDFFPARKADIDRGATKVAFRGVRLPGFQGQVNFEIGRNEIVGFAGLEGQGQIQITRCLFEGTPPTAGEILIDDKPITHSSPAGAIRAGLGIIPEDRKAEGLFLDLGVDRNILVSGLSGRKPLGFVSKHRAKVRDLIRRLKIRLGRPEQPIGELSGGNQQKALLARWLARDVRVLICEEPTRGVDIGAKLEIYTILRELADGGVPVIVTSREMMELIGLCDRILVVSDGATVADMPGLTATEEKIMSAALAKRESHQS from the coding sequence TTGAAGTCCGAGGACCCGATCGGCAATTCCGCCTTGCTGCTGGAAGCAAGGGATATCCGCAAGTCGTTCGGCTCGATCCGGGCGCTGGATGGCGCCTCGCTGCGGCTGCGTCCGGGCACCGTTCACGCCGTTCTGGGCGAGAATGGCGCCGGCAAATCGTCGCTCATGAAGGTCTTCTCCGGCGTCTACGTCCCGGACGAGGGCGAGATCAAGGTGGATGGCAAGGCCGTTCACTGGACCGCCGCCGAGCAGGCCCGCGCGGCCGGCATCTCGACGATCTTCCAGGAGTTCATCCTGCTGCCCAACCTCTCGGTCGGCGAGAACCTGTTTCTTGGACAGGAGCCGCGCGACCACTTTGGCCGGATCGATCGCAAGACGATGCGCGAGACGAGTGTCGAGATCCTGGGCCGGGTTGGACTGCATATCGACCCGGATATGCTGACGGGAACCTTGCGCGTCGCCGACCAGCAGATGGTCGAGATCGCCAAGGGCATCATGCGGGATGCCAAGGTCTTCATCTTCGATGAACCCACCGCCGCGCTCGGCCAGAGCGAGGTGCGCCAGCTCTTCTCGCTCATCAACGCGCTGCGGGCGCAGGGCAAGGGCATTCTCTACATCTCGCACCGCCTGGCCGAGCTGTTCGAGATCTGCGACGAGGTCACGGTCTTCAAGGATGGGCGGTTCGCCGGCCATTTCTTGATCCCCGAAACCACGTCCGACCAGCTCGTCACCGCGATGGTCGGTCGGTCGATGAAGGACTTTTTTCCCGCCCGCAAGGCCGACATCGATCGCGGCGCGACCAAGGTCGCCTTTCGTGGTGTGCGGCTCCCCGGCTTTCAGGGGCAGGTGAACTTCGAGATCGGCCGCAACGAGATCGTCGGCTTCGCCGGACTGGAAGGGCAGGGACAGATCCAGATCACGCGCTGCCTGTTCGAAGGAACGCCGCCGACGGCTGGCGAAATCCTCATCGACGACAAGCCGATCACCCATAGCAGCCCCGCCGGCGCCATCCGCGCCGGCCTCGGAATCATTCCCGAGGACCGCAAGGCCGAGGGCCTGTTCCTCGATCTGGGCGTCGATCGCAACATTCTGGTTTCCGGCCTGTCGGGGCGCAAGCCGCTGGGTTTCGTGTCGAAGCACCGGGCCAAGGTCCGCGACCTGATCCGGCGCCTGAAGATCCGGCTCGGCCGCCCTGAGCAGCCCATCGGCGAACTCTCCGGCGGCAATCAGCAGAAGGCGTTGCTGGCGCGCTGGCTCGCACGCGACGTCAGGGTGCTGATCTGCGAGGAGCCGACGCGCGGCGTCGACATCGGCGCCAAGCTGGAAATCTACACCATCCTGCGCGAACTCGCCGACGGCGGCGTTCCGGTCATCGTCACCTCGCGCGAGATGATGGAGCTGATCGGCCTTTGCGACCGGATCCTCGTGGTCAGCGACGGCGCGACGGTCGCCGACATGCCCGGCCTGACCGCGACCGAGGAAAAGATCATGTCGGCCGCGCTGGCAAAGAGGGAGAGCCACCAGTCATGA
- a CDS encoding transketolase has protein sequence MWAQFVRLETIRLIEIAKVGHYTSVFSAAEIFAALYFDVMRLEADPKSPDRDRFLMGKGHAAVGLFPILAEKGYLPVEVLNGYTRLGNPLGDHPDMRKVPGIDFSSGSIGHALSNGVGMALGGRMQGRDFTTFVMLGDGEMQEGQVWEAALSAAHHRLGRLVAIVDRNGYQLDGAVDDVMGIEPLDEKWRAFGWEVHVVDGHDVAELTAALRLAKADRTREKPCCIIARTVKGKGVSYMETEPGWHLGYLDPSDAEAARQEILSKVI, from the coding sequence ATGTGGGCCCAGTTCGTGCGGCTGGAGACGATCCGTCTGATCGAGATCGCCAAGGTCGGACACTACACGTCGGTATTTTCGGCGGCCGAGATCTTCGCCGCTCTCTACTTTGACGTGATGCGGCTCGAGGCCGATCCGAAATCGCCCGATCGGGACCGCTTCCTGATGGGCAAGGGCCATGCGGCTGTCGGGTTGTTCCCGATCCTGGCCGAGAAGGGCTATCTGCCGGTCGAGGTGCTGAACGGCTATACGCGCCTCGGCAATCCGCTGGGCGATCATCCCGACATGCGCAAGGTGCCGGGAATCGACTTCTCCTCCGGCTCCATCGGCCATGCGCTGTCCAACGGCGTCGGCATGGCGCTTGGCGGCCGGATGCAGGGCCGCGACTTCACCACCTTCGTCATGCTGGGCGACGGCGAGATGCAGGAAGGTCAGGTCTGGGAAGCCGCGCTCAGCGCCGCCCACCACCGGCTGGGCCGCCTGGTCGCCATCGTCGATCGCAATGGCTACCAGCTCGACGGTGCCGTCGACGACGTCATGGGCATCGAGCCCCTCGACGAGAAGTGGCGGGCGTTCGGCTGGGAAGTGCATGTCGTCGACGGCCACGACGTCGCCGAACTGACGGCCGCGTTGCGCCTGGCCAAGGCCGATCGAACCCGCGAGAAGCCCTGCTGCATCATCGCCCGCACCGTCAAGGGCAAGGGTGTCTCCTACATGGAAACCGAGCCGGGTTGGCATCTCGGCTATCTCGATCCGTCCGACGCCGAGGCGGCGCGCCAAGAAATCCTGTCCAAGGTGATCTGA
- a CDS encoding GntR family transcriptional regulator — MNSLPKIAKSNLSEQVYDSIRSSLMEGRYQPGERLTIASLAEQLGVSITPVREAIFRLVTERALEMRAATSIHVRRLTPAELREIQTIRHHLEGEAAACAALRIQPKALRELETLQAEFTKAAASDPVEASRVNREFHFRLAEAAEMPQIYAIVEGMWAQMGPLIHLYHLNTPVRVLVSGDHGHYPLLRALAARDPEAARSAIQADIGVGTVMVEWLEANEPA; from the coding sequence ATGAATTCTTTGCCAAAGATCGCCAAGAGCAATCTTTCCGAGCAAGTCTATGATAGCATCCGCTCCTCGCTGATGGAGGGACGCTATCAGCCGGGCGAGCGGCTCACGATCGCAAGCCTCGCCGAGCAGCTCGGTGTCTCGATCACCCCGGTGCGCGAGGCGATCTTTCGCCTCGTGACGGAGCGTGCCCTGGAAATGCGCGCCGCGACGTCGATCCATGTGCGGCGCTTGACCCCGGCCGAGCTGCGCGAGATCCAGACGATCCGCCACCACCTCGAAGGCGAGGCGGCCGCCTGCGCGGCCTTGCGCATTCAGCCCAAGGCACTCCGGGAGCTGGAGACGCTCCAGGCCGAGTTCACCAAGGCGGCGGCATCGGACCCCGTCGAGGCTTCGCGCGTCAATCGCGAGTTTCACTTCCGGTTGGCCGAGGCGGCGGAGATGCCGCAGATCTACGCGATCGTCGAAGGAATGTGGGCGCAGATGGGCCCGTTGATCCATCTCTATCACCTCAACACGCCCGTCCGCGTCCTGGTAAGCGGCGACCACGGTCACTACCCGCTGCTGCGGGCGCTGGCGGCGCGCGACCCCGAGGCGGCGCGGAGCGCCATTCAGGCCGACATCGGTGTCGGCACCGTCATGGTTGAGTGGCTCGAGGCGAACGAGCCGGCCTAG
- a CDS encoding SMP-30/gluconolactonase/LRE family protein: MEIKSLVNADTLLGEGPLWDVETQRLYWIDSLGNRVLSCDADGGDVREWSVLQNIGSMALRSRGGAILSLADGFHSFDFETGRTEPFALVDHGSPQVRMNDGKVDPLGRFVAGSLNVTETVDDARLYSLDVEGQVRVLDTRITVSNGPCWSPDGRIFYFADSRARAIFAYDYDLDTGAIGGKRVFCSFGPEDGLPDGATVDAEGCLWSAGVYKGKLHRFSPSGERILTLDMPVQSVTSVMFGGPDLDRLYVTTMLRPPVGDVVETSPLAGALLYIDDIGTRGLPERRYAG, from the coding sequence ATGGAAATCAAATCGTTGGTGAATGCCGACACCTTGCTGGGCGAGGGCCCGCTCTGGGACGTCGAGACCCAGCGCCTGTACTGGATCGATTCCCTCGGCAATCGCGTCCTCTCCTGCGACGCCGATGGCGGCGATGTCCGCGAATGGAGCGTCCTGCAGAACATCGGCTCGATGGCGCTGCGCAGCCGGGGAGGGGCGATCCTCTCCCTCGCCGATGGGTTCCATAGCTTCGACTTTGAGACCGGCCGGACCGAGCCCTTCGCGCTGGTCGACCACGGCAGTCCGCAGGTGCGGATGAACGACGGCAAGGTCGATCCGCTCGGGCGGTTCGTCGCCGGCAGTCTGAACGTCACCGAAACCGTGGATGATGCTCGACTATATAGCTTGGACGTCGAAGGGCAGGTCAGGGTGCTGGATACGCGGATCACCGTATCGAATGGCCCCTGCTGGAGCCCCGACGGCCGCATCTTCTATTTCGCCGACAGCCGGGCGCGGGCGATCTTTGCTTACGACTACGACCTGGATACCGGCGCGATCGGCGGCAAGCGGGTCTTCTGTTCCTTCGGGCCGGAGGATGGGCTGCCCGACGGGGCGACCGTGGATGCCGAGGGATGCCTGTGGAGCGCCGGGGTGTACAAGGGCAAGCTGCATCGGTTCTCGCCGTCGGGTGAGCGGATCTTGACCCTCGACATGCCGGTTCAGAGCGTTACCAGCGTGATGTTCGGTGGACCCGATCTCGACAGGCTATACGTCACCACGATGCTGAGACCGCCCGTCGGCGATGTCGTGGAGACCTCTCCGCTCGCGGGTGCCTTGCTGTATATTGATGATATCGGAACGCGGGGGCTTCCCGAGCGACGCTACGCCGGCTGA
- a CDS encoding SDR family NAD(P)-dependent oxidoreductase: MTELNGKTCIVTGAAQGIGAAILAKFAKAGARVVGSDIDVARGQSLVDSLAATGAEAIFVPCDVASTEAVRRLVETTVGRFGGLDVVVNNAAILPDPPRPITEFDDAAWARILDVNLGSVFRLSAAAIPHMIARGGGSVISLASIHHEKSIPGLSAYAASKGAVVSLARQLAAEYGDRNIRFNTISPGAILTRMTQQVLDSDPTGGLAERFDHMHLLERIGTPDEVASTALFLASDGAAFITGQDILVDGGISRATRL; encoded by the coding sequence GTGACGGAACTCAACGGCAAAACCTGCATCGTCACGGGTGCGGCCCAGGGGATCGGCGCCGCGATCCTCGCCAAATTCGCGAAGGCCGGCGCCAGGGTGGTCGGCAGCGATATCGACGTGGCGCGCGGACAGTCCCTGGTCGACTCGCTCGCCGCGACCGGCGCCGAGGCCATCTTCGTGCCCTGCGACGTTGCTTCCACCGAGGCCGTGCGGCGCCTCGTCGAGACGACCGTCGGGCGCTTTGGCGGTCTCGATGTCGTGGTCAACAATGCGGCGATCCTGCCGGATCCGCCCCGCCCGATTACCGAATTCGACGACGCGGCATGGGCGCGGATCCTCGACGTCAACCTGGGCAGCGTGTTCCGCCTATCGGCCGCGGCCATTCCGCATATGATCGCGCGCGGCGGCGGCTCCGTCATAAGCCTCGCCTCGATCCATCACGAGAAGTCGATCCCCGGCCTGTCGGCCTATGCGGCGTCGAAGGGAGCGGTCGTCTCGCTGGCACGCCAGCTGGCGGCGGAATATGGCGACCGAAACATTCGCTTCAACACGATCTCGCCCGGCGCGATCCTGACGCGGATGACCCAGCAGGTCCTCGACAGCGATCCAACCGGCGGCCTCGCGGAGCGGTTCGACCACATGCACCTGCTCGAGCGGATCGGGACTCCCGACGAAGTCGCGTCAACCGCGCTCTTCCTGGCCTCGGACGGCGCAGCCTTCATTACCGGGCAGGATATCCTGGTCGATGGCGGCATCTCGCGCGCCACGCGACTTTGA
- a CDS encoding LysR family transcriptional regulator, translated as MCVTRRFDHLGDVEVFVTVVEKGSMTEGAIALSTTPSVLSRAISRLEARLGIQLMRRTTRRLSLTDAGRAYLEQARAAFLLIDDAERAIQGTEGAPLTGYVRMSVPTTYGHYRLPERIGRFQSAFPEVQIELSITNRNVDLVAEGYDLAIRLGPLPDSGLVARKLEDAALCLVAAPGYLEQAGVPGTIEDLARHQCLPFVMPSTGRCAPWVFRVDGRDVDWTPPARIQVLDDVLGVVSLAENGLGLCQTYDFVVRDRIEQGRLVEVLEPVRGRARSFSVLFAPHRRLSAATRTLIDFLVDGG; from the coding sequence GTGTGCGTGACCCGCCGTTTTGATCATCTCGGTGACGTGGAGGTGTTCGTCACCGTCGTCGAAAAGGGCTCGATGACCGAGGGGGCGATTGCCCTGTCGACGACGCCCTCGGTCCTCAGCCGGGCGATCTCGCGACTGGAGGCGCGGCTCGGCATCCAGTTGATGAGGCGGACGACCCGTCGGCTGAGTCTGACGGATGCCGGCCGGGCCTATCTCGAACAGGCCCGGGCGGCGTTTCTGCTGATCGATGATGCCGAACGAGCGATCCAGGGGACGGAGGGGGCGCCGTTGACCGGTTATGTGCGCATGAGCGTGCCGACGACCTATGGCCATTACAGGCTGCCCGAGAGGATTGGCCGGTTCCAGAGCGCTTTTCCCGAAGTGCAGATCGAGCTGAGCATCACCAATCGCAATGTCGATCTCGTTGCCGAAGGCTACGATCTGGCCATCCGCCTTGGGCCTTTGCCGGATAGCGGGCTGGTGGCGCGCAAGCTGGAGGATGCCGCCCTGTGTCTGGTCGCAGCTCCCGGCTATCTCGAGCAGGCGGGGGTGCCCGGGACCATCGAGGATCTGGCACGGCATCAATGCCTGCCCTTCGTCATGCCGAGCACGGGGCGCTGCGCGCCGTGGGTGTTTCGCGTTGACGGCCGCGATGTCGACTGGACACCGCCGGCGCGGATCCAGGTGCTCGATGACGTGCTGGGAGTCGTGTCGCTGGCCGAGAATGGCCTCGGCCTCTGCCAGACCTACGATTTCGTCGTCCGGGATCGGATCGAGCAGGGGCGGCTCGTTGAGGTGCTGGAGCCCGTGCGCGGCCGCGCCCGGTCGTTCTCGGTGCTCTTCGCGCCGCATCGCCGCCTCTCCGCGGCGACGCGCACCCTCATCGATTTCCTGGTCGATGGCGGCTAG
- a CDS encoding ABC transporter permease: MSDVAVSTNRSVISSLPLRAWSAFKSVPAIPALIVLVLLASFVQPRMLTIPFLFILLRQAVPLGLVALGQSLSVVGRSIDLSVGGVVALVNVVLSMSVIAGGSPWLSIGVPLLIGVLVGLANAFFIVFIRASAVVVTLGTSIILLGLSYLLSGGAPGGGIHSVVELMARGRIESVPYAGICLVVLAFVLAFVLHRTVFGQGLAATGGGFQPARLSGVAVTRELVIAHVLCSCFAALAAIFLTGYIGTGTLRLGADLVMSSVAAVVIGGTAFGFSAGGAFGVLVGAFALTFLANLLTAIGVDRPFQLVLQGAIIAGAATLSSYRL; this comes from the coding sequence ATGTCAGATGTCGCCGTTTCGACGAACAGATCGGTGATCTCGTCACTTCCACTCAGGGCATGGTCGGCGTTCAAGTCTGTTCCGGCGATTCCGGCGTTGATCGTATTGGTTCTGCTGGCGTCCTTCGTGCAGCCGCGGATGCTGACGATCCCCTTCCTGTTCATCCTGCTGCGTCAGGCGGTGCCGCTCGGGCTCGTGGCTCTGGGGCAGAGCTTGTCGGTCGTCGGACGCTCGATCGACCTGTCGGTCGGCGGCGTTGTCGCGCTGGTGAACGTGGTTCTGTCGATGTCGGTCATCGCCGGCGGCAGCCCGTGGCTGTCGATCGGCGTGCCGCTTCTGATCGGCGTTCTGGTCGGGCTCGCCAACGCGTTCTTCATCGTCTTCATCCGCGCCTCCGCCGTCGTCGTCACCCTGGGAACGTCGATCATTCTTCTGGGGCTGAGCTATTTGCTCAGCGGCGGCGCGCCCGGCGGCGGGATCCATTCCGTCGTCGAGCTGATGGCGCGGGGACGGATCGAGAGCGTTCCCTATGCCGGCATCTGCCTTGTCGTACTGGCATTCGTGCTGGCCTTTGTCCTGCACCGTACCGTATTCGGCCAGGGGCTGGCGGCGACGGGCGGCGGCTTCCAGCCTGCCAGGCTGAGCGGCGTCGCCGTCACGCGGGAACTGGTGATCGCCCATGTCCTGTGCAGCTGTTTCGCCGCCTTGGCCGCCATTTTCCTGACCGGCTACATCGGCACCGGTACGCTGCGCCTGGGCGCCGATCTGGTCATGTCCTCGGTCGCAGCCGTGGTGATTGGCGGCACCGCATTCGGCTTTAGCGCAGGCGGGGCGTTCGGCGTTCTCGTCGGAGCCTTCGCTCTCACGTTTCTCGCGAACCTCCTCACCGCCATCGGCGTCGACCGGCCTTTCCAACTCGTCTTGCAGGGAGCGATCATCGCTGGCGCAGCCACGTTGTCGTCGTACCGCCTATGA
- a CDS encoding SDR family oxidoreductase — protein MSIQEAALVVGTGLVGGNILRALQDGGQRAIALARNPDGFGTGADIVAADLADPASLRRGLAGKSARHVYFATWKPASTEPEACEINARYMRNFFDVARDVELGIEHVSLITGVKHYLGPFADFGRFTPETPFQEDAQRLDLPNFYYAQEDVLFETAARDGFGWSIHRPNSIVGFAQRSLMNMGLTLACYGAICRETGRPFVFPGVPEQWNMVTEVSDARMVAKQAIWAAQTPGAKGLAYNIGNGDVFRWRSMWPVLAGYFGIAAPPYDGQRTSLQALMADAGEIWRSMAKKYGLVEDDVSKLATWWHSDADFGRTVECISDMRRSRSRGFTAYQSSRETFTDLFDQLAEARIIPAFPARN, from the coding sequence ATGTCTATCCAAGAGGCTGCCCTCGTGGTCGGCACAGGACTGGTCGGTGGAAACATCCTGCGCGCCCTGCAGGATGGCGGGCAACGAGCCATCGCGCTGGCGCGCAATCCGGATGGGTTCGGCACCGGGGCGGATATCGTCGCCGCCGATCTCGCCGATCCCGCCAGCCTGCGCCGCGGCCTGGCCGGCAAATCGGCCCGCCATGTCTATTTCGCCACCTGGAAACCGGCGAGCACCGAGCCGGAAGCGTGCGAAATCAACGCCCGCTACATGCGCAACTTCTTCGACGTCGCCCGCGACGTCGAGCTGGGGATCGAGCATGTCTCCCTGATCACGGGCGTGAAGCACTATCTCGGGCCGTTCGCCGATTTCGGCAGGTTCACGCCCGAAACACCGTTCCAGGAGGACGCGCAGCGGCTGGATCTGCCGAACTTCTACTACGCGCAGGAGGATGTCCTGTTCGAGACGGCGGCGCGGGACGGCTTCGGCTGGAGCATCCACCGCCCGAACTCGATCGTCGGCTTCGCGCAACGCTCTCTGATGAACATGGGGCTGACGCTGGCCTGTTACGGGGCGATCTGCCGTGAGACGGGACGCCCCTTCGTCTTTCCCGGCGTGCCCGAGCAATGGAACATGGTGACCGAGGTCAGCGACGCCCGGATGGTGGCCAAGCAGGCGATCTGGGCGGCGCAGACACCGGGCGCAAAAGGGCTAGCCTACAATATCGGCAATGGCGACGTGTTCCGTTGGCGATCGATGTGGCCGGTGCTCGCCGGCTATTTCGGGATTGCCGCGCCGCCCTATGATGGCCAGCGGACGAGCCTGCAGGCGCTGATGGCGGATGCCGGCGAAATCTGGCGCTCCATGGCGAAGAAATACGGTCTCGTGGAAGACGATGTCAGCAAGCTGGCGACCTGGTGGCATAGCGACGCCGATTTTGGCCGCACGGTCGAATGCATTTCCGACATGCGCCGCAGCCGGTCGCGCGGGTTCACGGCGTATCAATCCTCGCGCGAAACCTTCACCGACTTGTTCGACCAGCTGGCCGAGGCCCGCATCATTCCGGCCTTTCCTGCCCGAAACTGA
- a CDS encoding DUF4432 family protein, whose translation MNQQFLDRLGDISQAADISLMSAEDGPARGARFLVGRTFSGLHFRIAVDRGFDLCDLDFRGVALGWRGPQGFAAPALHAPDGEDGLAFVRAFSGFLITCGWDHYGPARTGPQDHFGYALKAEAKYPLHGRATFIPASHVSFGVDLDAENGPCVFAEAILRQTAMFGEQIEIRRRYTFGIERPEVNLVDHVRNIGRKRTPHRVLYHVNLGYPLVDDGTVITGLPEDPRMPAICEPLDPAGTEQFRAIDRALCADEITVHQPRIAGGLTFTLAMRSPSFSHVVEWYNRYPGMNVIGIEPASAPMPEVTTAPFEPDAWLEPGERQTYHLTFKLNSEGDRQ comes from the coding sequence TTGAACCAACAGTTTCTCGACCGGCTGGGAGACATCTCGCAGGCCGCCGACATCTCGCTGATGTCGGCCGAGGATGGCCCAGCGCGCGGCGCGCGCTTTCTCGTCGGACGCACCTTTTCGGGCCTCCATTTCCGCATCGCGGTGGATCGCGGCTTCGACCTTTGCGATCTGGATTTCCGGGGAGTTGCCCTGGGGTGGCGTGGGCCACAGGGCTTCGCCGCCCCGGCCCTGCATGCACCGGACGGCGAGGATGGCCTTGCCTTCGTCAGGGCCTTCTCGGGCTTTCTCATCACCTGCGGCTGGGATCACTATGGCCCGGCCCGCACCGGCCCGCAGGACCATTTCGGTTATGCCCTGAAGGCCGAGGCGAAATACCCGCTCCACGGCCGGGCGACATTCATCCCGGCGAGCCATGTCAGCTTCGGCGTCGACCTGGACGCCGAGAATGGCCCCTGCGTCTTTGCCGAGGCCATCCTGCGACAGACCGCGATGTTCGGGGAACAGATCGAGATCCGGCGGCGCTACACCTTCGGGATCGAGCGACCCGAGGTGAACCTCGTCGACCACGTCCGCAATATCGGGCGCAAGCGGACGCCGCATCGCGTGCTCTATCACGTCAACCTCGGCTACCCGCTGGTCGACGACGGCACGGTGATCACCGGGCTGCCGGAAGATCCCCGGATGCCGGCGATCTGCGAGCCGCTTGATCCTGCCGGGACGGAGCAGTTTCGCGCCATCGACCGGGCGCTCTGCGCGGACGAGATCACCGTGCATCAGCCCCGGATCGCGGGTGGGCTCACCTTCACGCTCGCCATGCGGTCGCCGAGCTTCTCGCATGTGGTCGAGTGGTACAACCGCTACCCGGGAATGAACGTGATCGGCATCGAGCCTGCCTCGGCGCCGATGCCCGAAGTCACGACCGCGCCTTTCGAACCCGACGCCTGGCTCGAGCCGGGCGAACGGCAAACCTATCATCTGACGTTCAAGCTGAATTCGGAAGGAGATCGGCAGTGA
- a CDS encoding ABC transporter substrate-binding protein has product MSVLKTVRSLAVAAAVLHAGGAAAETPKLHPDIVPAEGAVLRELKPSSKSKFVIGLSNFALNNDHSTQTMAEARYQAEQLGEIEQLIVTDAGGSVPQQIANIEDLAARGVDAIIVRAGSETALNAVIEKVYDRGIPVIIFSSSASPKRYTTKIVGDDKEFGRVGAEYMARDMGGKGKVIAIRGIAGNSIDTDRWAGAKEVLDKYPGIEVVGEGYGEWAYDRGKQVCESLLLAHPDVGGIWSSGGAMTQACAEVMVEYGLKLVPMSGEAGNGFLRVWQEMDLQSVAPQYPTWLGAQAVIASLRILKGEETYDTYVYRTSPITKDKIADFYRPELNDSYWVGSILPKDQLLKMYSR; this is encoded by the coding sequence ATGAGTGTACTGAAAACCGTGCGGTCTCTCGCCGTTGCGGCGGCGGTTCTTCACGCCGGCGGCGCTGCGGCCGAGACCCCGAAGCTGCATCCGGATATCGTGCCGGCCGAAGGAGCCGTTCTGCGCGAGCTGAAGCCGTCCAGCAAAAGCAAATTCGTGATCGGCCTCAGCAATTTCGCGCTGAACAATGATCACAGCACGCAGACAATGGCGGAGGCGCGCTATCAGGCCGAGCAGCTCGGCGAGATCGAGCAGCTCATCGTTACGGACGCCGGCGGGAGTGTGCCGCAGCAGATCGCCAATATCGAGGATCTCGCCGCCCGCGGCGTCGATGCGATCATCGTGCGAGCGGGTTCGGAGACGGCGTTGAACGCCGTGATCGAGAAGGTCTACGACCGGGGCATCCCGGTGATCATCTTCTCGTCCAGCGCCTCGCCGAAGCGCTACACGACCAAGATCGTCGGTGACGACAAGGAGTTTGGCCGGGTCGGTGCCGAATACATGGCCCGCGACATGGGCGGCAAAGGCAAGGTGATCGCGATCCGTGGCATCGCCGGCAATTCGATCGATACCGACCGTTGGGCCGGAGCGAAGGAGGTCCTCGACAAGTATCCCGGCATCGAGGTGGTCGGCGAGGGCTATGGCGAGTGGGCGTATGATCGCGGCAAGCAGGTGTGCGAGTCGCTCCTGCTGGCCCATCCCGATGTCGGCGGCATCTGGTCGTCGGGCGGAGCCATGACGCAGGCCTGCGCCGAGGTCATGGTCGAATACGGGCTCAAGCTGGTGCCGATGTCCGGCGAGGCCGGCAATGGCTTCCTGCGGGTCTGGCAGGAGATGGACTTGCAGAGCGTCGCACCGCAATACCCGACCTGGCTGGGCGCGCAGGCGGTGATCGCGTCGCTGCGCATTCTGAAGGGCGAAGAGACCTACGACACCTATGTCTATCGCACCAGCCCGATCACGAAGGACAAGATCGCTGACTTCTATCGCCCGGAGCTGAACGACAGCTACTGGGTCGGCTCGATCCTGCCGAAGGATCAGCTTCTGAAGATGTACAGCCGGTAA